A single window of Xiphophorus hellerii strain 12219 chromosome 12, Xiphophorus_hellerii-4.1, whole genome shotgun sequence DNA harbors:
- the LOC116729256 gene encoding L-serine dehydratase/L-threonine deaminase isoform X2: MKTMQPLHVTTPVRQSIALTKAAGTSVYLKLDSSQPAGSFKIRGIGHLCKTWAERGCERFVCCSGGNAGMAAAYSARQLGVPATIVVPSVTPNQTVERLKDEGANVVIHGKALNESINYGQQLVANNPGWIFVSPFDDPLIWEGHTSLVKELERDLKEKPGAIVLSVGGGGLLNGVVEGLRRADWADVPIVAMETVGAHSLNAAMNAGELVTLPAITSVATTLGLVRVSAQTMRLVEEHTVFSEVVTDQEAVRAVEHFLDDEKILVEPACGAALAAVYSDIIKRLQVEGKLAQHLGPVVVVVCGGNNISMEQLQRLKKQLGMI; this comes from the exons ATGAAGACCATGCAGCCTCTTCACGTGACCACTCCAGTGAGGCAGAGCATTGCTCTCACTAAGGCGGCTGGCACCTCTGTTTACCTCAAGCTGGACTCGTCCCAGCCTGCAGGCTCCTTTAAGATCAGAGGCATTGGTCATCTCTGTAAGACA tggGCAGAGCGAGGTTGTGAGAGATTTGTCTGCTGTTCAG GAGGAAACGCTGGTATGGCAGCTGCTTATTCTGCCCGCCAGCTCGGGGTTCCTGCAACCATCGTGGTTCCAAGTGTCACCCCCAACCAGACGGTGGAGAGGCTGAAGGACGAGGGGGCAAATGTTGTCATTCATGGAAAG GCTTTGAATGAAAGCATTAATTACGGTCAGCAGCTTGTGGCAAACAACCCAGGCTGGATATTCGTCTCTCCCTTTGACGACCCGCTCATATG GGAAGGACACACATCTTTGGTGAAGGAGCTGGAGCGCGATCTGAAGGAGAAGCCTGGAGCCATAGTGCTGTCGGTGGGAGGCGGAGGCCTGCTGAACGGAGTGGTAGAAGGACTTCGCCGCGCCGACTGGGCTGACGTGCCAATCGTAGCCATGGAAACCGTGGGAGCACACAGCCTGAATGCAGCAATGAATGCTGGAGAGCTCGTCACTTTACCTGCCATCACAAG TGTTGCAACCACACTGGGCCTGGTGAGGGTGTCAGCTCAGACAATGAGACTAGTGGAGGAACACACGGTTTTCTCAGAAGTGGTCACTGACCAGGAGGCTGTGAGAGCTGTTGAACACTTTCTGG aTGATGAAAAGATCTTGGTGGAGCCTGCCTGCGGCGCCGCTCTGGCAGCTGTGTACAGTGACATTATCAAAAGGCTGCAAGTCGAGGGCAAGCTGGCACAGCACCTGGGCCCGGTGGTGGTGGTTGTGTGCGGCGGTAACAACATCAGCATGGAGCAGCTTCAGAGGCTGAAGAAGCAGCTCGGCATGATCTAG
- the LOC116729256 gene encoding L-serine dehydratase/L-threonine deaminase isoform X1, giving the protein MSHVCPDETFPFLSVISKMKTMQPLHVTTPVRQSIALTKAAGTSVYLKLDSSQPAGSFKIRGIGHLCKTWAERGCERFVCCSGGNAGMAAAYSARQLGVPATIVVPSVTPNQTVERLKDEGANVVIHGKALNESINYGQQLVANNPGWIFVSPFDDPLIWEGHTSLVKELERDLKEKPGAIVLSVGGGGLLNGVVEGLRRADWADVPIVAMETVGAHSLNAAMNAGELVTLPAITSVATTLGLVRVSAQTMRLVEEHTVFSEVVTDQEAVRAVEHFLDDEKILVEPACGAALAAVYSDIIKRLQVEGKLAQHLGPVVVVVCGGNNISMEQLQRLKKQLGMI; this is encoded by the exons ATGTCACATGTTTGTCCCGATGAAACATTTCCCTTCCTGTCTGTAATCAGTAAAATGAAGACCATGCAGCCTCTTCACGTGACCACTCCAGTGAGGCAGAGCATTGCTCTCACTAAGGCGGCTGGCACCTCTGTTTACCTCAAGCTGGACTCGTCCCAGCCTGCAGGCTCCTTTAAGATCAGAGGCATTGGTCATCTCTGTAAGACA tggGCAGAGCGAGGTTGTGAGAGATTTGTCTGCTGTTCAG GAGGAAACGCTGGTATGGCAGCTGCTTATTCTGCCCGCCAGCTCGGGGTTCCTGCAACCATCGTGGTTCCAAGTGTCACCCCCAACCAGACGGTGGAGAGGCTGAAGGACGAGGGGGCAAATGTTGTCATTCATGGAAAG GCTTTGAATGAAAGCATTAATTACGGTCAGCAGCTTGTGGCAAACAACCCAGGCTGGATATTCGTCTCTCCCTTTGACGACCCGCTCATATG GGAAGGACACACATCTTTGGTGAAGGAGCTGGAGCGCGATCTGAAGGAGAAGCCTGGAGCCATAGTGCTGTCGGTGGGAGGCGGAGGCCTGCTGAACGGAGTGGTAGAAGGACTTCGCCGCGCCGACTGGGCTGACGTGCCAATCGTAGCCATGGAAACCGTGGGAGCACACAGCCTGAATGCAGCAATGAATGCTGGAGAGCTCGTCACTTTACCTGCCATCACAAG TGTTGCAACCACACTGGGCCTGGTGAGGGTGTCAGCTCAGACAATGAGACTAGTGGAGGAACACACGGTTTTCTCAGAAGTGGTCACTGACCAGGAGGCTGTGAGAGCTGTTGAACACTTTCTGG aTGATGAAAAGATCTTGGTGGAGCCTGCCTGCGGCGCCGCTCTGGCAGCTGTGTACAGTGACATTATCAAAAGGCTGCAAGTCGAGGGCAAGCTGGCACAGCACCTGGGCCCGGTGGTGGTGGTTGTGTGCGGCGGTAACAACATCAGCATGGAGCAGCTTCAGAGGCTGAAGAAGCAGCTCGGCATGATCTAG